The following nucleotide sequence is from Synechococcus sp. CBW1004.
GGCTTCCGCCGCGGACCGGCGCTGCCGCTGGAGCTGGATCTGCTCGTGGTCGATGAGGTCTCGATGGTTGACCTTCCGCTGATGCAGGCCTTGCTGGCAGCCCTGCCCGAAGCGTCCAGGTTGCTGCTGGTCGGCGATCCGGATCAGCTACCGCCGGTGGGGCCTGGAGCGGTGCTGCAGGAGCTCTGTCGCTCGACATCCCTCACCGCCCTTGGCCCGGCCGCAGTCGAGCTGCGCACGACCTACCGCAATGACGGAGCGATCGCCGCGCTGGCCGCCACGCTGCGCCACCGCTCCGGGCCGGGTGCCGATGGGCTGGAGATCCTGCGCCCTCGGCTCGCGCAGCTCCAGCCCGGCGACAACGTGCAGTGGCTGGAGGTGCCGGCCAGGCGCCTGCCGTCCAAGGCGCTCGAACGTCTGTCCCTGCATCAGCGGCGCCTGGCGGAGCTGGCGGCGGAACTGGGGAGGCTCGATCCGCAGATCGGGGGCGAGCCCGATGGGGCCGATGCCCTGCTGACCGAACTGGAGCGGCTGATCCTGCTCAGCCCGATCCGCCAGGGACCCTGGGGCGTGGAAGGGGTGCACCGGGCCCTGCTGGGCGAGGACCTGGCCGGACCCCTGCAGGGCTGGCCCCTCGGCACGCCCGTGCTCAACCGCCGCAACCTGCCGGAGCAGGGACTGGCCAACGGCGACATCGGGGTGCTGGTGGCTGGCGCGGGCGGGGGCTGCCTGGTGCTCTTCCCCGGACGGCGCCTGCTGCATCCGGCGCGTCTGGCGGGAGCTGAGCCCGCCCTGGCGCTCACGGTGCACAAGTCCCAGGGCAGCCAGTACGGCGAGGTGCTGCTGTTGCTGCCGGCCGGTCGCCCTCTCGATGCCAGCCTGCTCTACACCGCCCTCACCCGCGCCCGGGAGCAGGCTCTGCTGATCACCGAGCTCTGAGCTGCCCCTTCCCCTGCTAGGGCCGCGGAGCGTCCCCAAGGCCTCCGCCACTCGCCAGCGTTCGCTTCATCACCGGCGATCGACTTCCGTCCTGGATGCGGTTCTGCCGCATCCGCGCGCCCTGATCGGGCCGAACCGCGTCCGGCGGGTTCCACGGCCCCACCCGGGCTTTCTGCCTACGTTGAAGCGCTGCCGCCGCAACCCTTGCACGCCCGAGACGCCATGGATCCGGACCCTCTTGCCCTGGCCTCATCCGTGGCGGGACATGGCCGCAGCGAGCGTCCCTGGGGCTGGTTCGAGACCCTGGCCGAGGGGGAGGGCTACCGGGTGAAGCGGCTGCGGCTGCACGCCGGGCGGCGCATCAGCCTGCAGCGCCACCGTCACCGCTGCGAGCACTGGGTGGTGGTGGACGGGCAGGGCACGATCGAATGCGGCGGTCAGCAGCTCGAGGCCGTCGTCGGCACGACGGTCTTCATCCCGGTGGGTGGCCTGCATCGCGCCAGTGCCGGGGTCGAAGCGCTGGAGATCATCGAGGTCCAGCGGGGATCTCTGCTGAGCGAGGAGGACATCGAGCGATTCGACGATGATTTCGGACGTGTGGTAAAGTCTTTTATCAGCCTTTGAACCAGGGCAAGGCAACATCGAGCGTCCAACCGGCGGGGATTCTGCTGCAGACGCTCACCCCAAGGTCTGTTGCCGGCCTGAGTTGAAGGATTCATCAGGCCCCAGATCTTGACCATGACGATTCAGGGTGACGCCCTTGCCGGCGCCACCGTGCGCGGCGCTGCCATGCCCGAGACGGTTGTTGCTGCAACGGCTCAGGTTGACGACAGCTCGCTCCAGTGTGGCGACGTGTCGATGAGCACCCCGCAGGCCCCTGTGGAACATCCCCAGGGCGCCGGCAGCCCGGACATCGCCCCGGACCTGCTGCTCGACTCGGCCCACACCGAACCGACCGCCTCTTCCGGATCCCTCCCGGCATCTGACGCCGAGAACGGCTCACTGCCCGCGGTGCACGGTGAAGCCATGGCCGCTCCTGTCGCTGACGACGTCCAGGCCGAGCCGATCTCCGGGGTGGCATCGGAACCCGCCGCTGATGGTCCGGCTGCCGGTTTCGCACCCTTCGGTCTCGGCGACGATCTCCTGCGTGGGCTCGCCGATCTCGGCTTCCAGACCCCCTCGCCCATCCAGCAGGCCGCCATCCCCGAACTCCTGCTCGGTCGCGACCTGGTGGGTCAGGCCCAGACCGGCACCGGCAAGACGGCCGCTTTCAGCCTGCCGTTGCTGCACCGCCTCGATCCGCAGCAGCGCACCCCCCAGGTGCTGGTGCT
It contains:
- a CDS encoding AAA family ATPase is translated as MSVLAPALLDSLRRLLPIPTAARLDATADLALQQVVTALAAALERGELGLDLDAPAPEAVLVAESEPMAESEPTVVESGPEPRSGPFRSARTSGASGAAHSGAGSPDASQSDSPVTRASVSPTPPAWPDDHLAALEACGWLVDASALDEAPEAPVVRDGHWLRWRRWHQQLHHCTSTLIARGQARLAPAPSATQRGQALQRAAAAGLDPQQCGAVEALLQHRLVLLTGGPGTGKTSTVVQMLAAARRLQPDLRVQLAAPTGKASARLGSAVAAGAAALEPSLAERLRDLPCGTLHRLLEARGDGAGFRRGPALPLELDLLVVDEVSMVDLPLMQALLAALPEASRLLLVGDPDQLPPVGPGAVLQELCRSTSLTALGPAAVELRTTYRNDGAIAALAATLRHRSGPGADGLEILRPRLAQLQPGDNVQWLEVPARRLPSKALERLSLHQRRLAELAAELGRLDPQIGGEPDGADALLTELERLILLSPIRQGPWGVEGVHRALLGEDLAGPLQGWPLGTPVLNRRNLPEQGLANGDIGVLVAGAGGGCLVLFPGRRLLHPARLAGAEPALALTVHKSQGSQYGEVLLLLPAGRPLDASLLYTALTRAREQALLITEL
- a CDS encoding phosphomannose isomerase type II C-terminal cupin domain → MDPDPLALASSVAGHGRSERPWGWFETLAEGEGYRVKRLRLHAGRRISLQRHRHRCEHWVVVDGQGTIECGGQQLEAVVGTTVFIPVGGLHRASAGVEALEIIEVQRGSLLSEEDIERFDDDFGRVVKSFISL